The Sphingobium aromaticiconvertens genome has a segment encoding these proteins:
- a CDS encoding metal-dependent hydrolase, with protein sequence MRYPRIDYSKIRAHWAPNIAFAQHQNATSIIPAPVEPWLIKVLQRAKDKLPAGKVELDTEMTAFIGQESQHFRQHRMFNKVIAAQGYPRLAEFEKQLADDLDGFFKNRSLKFMLAYADGFESLGAVQGGIWFGKMDHLLEGADENAVALWKWHMAEEFEHREVCFRIYHALYSRGLWGKIWNGYFYRIYGCVYAMMHLQGYMARMFQYLIDQDRAHMSEAAKVQLDADVKALKKFQLGVFFPQLLKNFLPWYNPGRKPTPVGLFEYLRQYEKSAEPAN encoded by the coding sequence GTGCGGTATCCGCGTATCGACTATTCGAAAATTCGAGCGCATTGGGCGCCGAATATCGCCTTCGCCCAGCACCAGAATGCGACGTCGATCATCCCCGCGCCGGTTGAACCCTGGCTGATCAAGGTGCTGCAACGCGCGAAGGACAAGCTGCCAGCGGGGAAGGTCGAACTGGATACCGAGATGACGGCATTCATCGGCCAGGAATCCCAACATTTCCGGCAGCATCGCATGTTCAACAAGGTGATCGCTGCGCAGGGCTATCCACGTTTGGCCGAATTTGAAAAGCAGTTGGCGGACGATCTGGACGGCTTCTTCAAAAATCGTTCGCTCAAATTCATGCTCGCCTATGCGGATGGTTTTGAATCGCTTGGTGCGGTGCAGGGTGGGATTTGGTTCGGAAAGATGGATCATCTGCTGGAAGGCGCGGACGAAAATGCGGTGGCGCTATGGAAATGGCACATGGCCGAAGAATTCGAGCATCGCGAAGTCTGTTTTCGGATTTATCACGCGCTCTACAGCCGGGGCTTGTGGGGCAAGATCTGGAACGGCTATTTTTACCGGATCTATGGCTGCGTCTATGCCATGATGCATCTGCAGGGCTATATGGCGCGGATGTTCCAGTATCTGATCGATCAGGACCGCGCGCATATGAGCGAGGCGGCGAAGGTGCAGTTGGACGCAGACGTCAAGGCGCTGAAAAAATTCCAACTGGGCGTATTCTTCCCCCAGTTGCTCAAGAATTTCCTGCCCTGGTACAATCCAGGCCGCAAGCCGACACCTGTCGGGCTGTTCGAATATCTGCGCCAGTATGAAAAGAGCGCTGAACCCGCGAATTGA
- a CDS encoding enoyl-CoA hydratase-related protein: MNETLIIEEPSANVMLLTLDRPAQRNAIDLALLDALSDAFQRFDSENRWRVAILTGTAPAFCAGLDLKTFSAPDAPRHRVTALIQSVPQLAKPIIAAVGGAAYTGGLELALGCDFILASEGRYPCPDRRAVRERHGIATPPCSGHPLCQTDDAEQPAD, from the coding sequence ATGAACGAAACCCTGATCATCGAAGAGCCAAGCGCCAATGTCATGCTGCTGACGCTCGATCGTCCCGCACAGCGCAATGCCATTGATCTGGCGCTCCTCGACGCTCTGTCGGATGCATTCCAGCGGTTCGACAGCGAAAACCGATGGCGCGTCGCGATCCTGACGGGAACGGCGCCCGCCTTCTGCGCGGGTCTTGACCTCAAGACCTTTTCTGCGCCCGACGCTCCACGTCATCGAGTGACCGCGCTGATCCAGAGTGTCCCGCAGCTTGCCAAGCCGATCATCGCCGCAGTGGGAGGCGCGGCCTATACAGGTGGCCTGGAACTGGCGCTGGGATGCGATTTCATCCTGGCCAGCGAGGGCCGATACCCATGCCCGGATCGGCGCGCTGTCAGGGAGCGGCATGGGATCGCAACTCCCCCATGCAGTGGGCACCCGCTTTGCCAGACAGATGATGCTGAGCAGCCAGCCGATTGA
- a CDS encoding amidohydrolase family protein: MPGLWEDRLKGADKDRAPKFWKDEAGFHLTVDGQSYDVPGLPPEFPEGREGFWDVDKRLADMDAEGIDAAVIYHGRLNSLIRMPDKELWFRCVDVCNEWAAEWKAAAPERLYPVALLPTFLWPEQTKDYLQKLKAMGYKAIDIPVNPKGVRYNSLSMDPMWEAIQESGLPVSFHIGAYLHYSGRGSLGANLNANLMPFTGLFGQLVFSGVFDRFPDLKVVFTEGGASWVPGTLENADKVARDYATELRPKLAHKPSWYWHNNCYTTFMEDDVAIENIGRIGADRVMWSTDYPHPEGVMGKSDVILKGIFDQIGEESARKVLGQNAADLWGI; encoded by the coding sequence GTGCCCGGTCTGTGGGAAGATCGGTTGAAAGGCGCCGACAAGGATCGCGCGCCCAAATTCTGGAAAGATGAAGCTGGTTTCCATCTGACGGTCGACGGCCAATCCTATGATGTGCCGGGCCTGCCGCCGGAATTTCCGGAGGGTCGCGAAGGATTCTGGGATGTGGACAAGCGTCTGGCAGACATGGATGCCGAGGGTATCGACGCCGCCGTCATTTATCATGGCCGTCTCAACAGCCTGATCCGCATGCCGGACAAGGAATTATGGTTCCGCTGTGTCGACGTATGCAATGAATGGGCCGCCGAATGGAAGGCCGCTGCGCCAGAGCGTCTTTATCCGGTCGCGTTGCTGCCGACCTTCCTCTGGCCGGAACAGACGAAGGATTATCTTCAGAAGCTGAAGGCCATGGGCTACAAGGCGATCGACATTCCGGTAAATCCCAAGGGTGTGCGCTATAATAGCCTGAGCATGGACCCGATGTGGGAGGCCATCCAGGAAAGCGGCCTGCCGGTATCTTTCCACATCGGCGCCTATCTTCATTATAGCGGCCGTGGTTCGCTGGGCGCCAATCTCAACGCCAACCTGATGCCCTTTACCGGGCTGTTCGGACAGCTCGTCTTTTCAGGGGTGTTCGATCGCTTCCCCGATCTCAAGGTCGTCTTTACCGAGGGTGGCGCGAGCTGGGTGCCGGGTACGCTGGAAAATGCCGACAAGGTCGCACGCGATTATGCGACCGAATTGCGGCCCAAGCTGGCGCACAAGCCGAGCTGGTACTGGCACAATAACTGCTACACCACCTTCATGGAGGATGACGTAGCGATCGAGAATATCGGTCGGATCGGGGCGGATCGCGTGATGTGGTCCACTGACTATCCGCACCCCGAAGGCGTGATGGGTAAGTCCGATGTTATCCTGAAGGGCATCTTCGACCAGATCGGCGAAGAGTCTGCGCGCAAGGTACTGGGCCAGAACGCGGCCGACCTCTGGGGCATCTAA
- a CDS encoding acyl-CoA thioesterase, giving the protein MPTREAAADILHLHVDGVGRFHADGGAKNHIGTIFGGRLIAQSLAAAIATVADMPITSAHVYFLAAGQVDLPVEYRVDCLRDSRRFANRQVMALQEGQAIFTLMAQFHAPEDGFVHQHAMMPDVPPPEAVMPLQQYVREMEAQIDLSAIRNFSGAMPMEMRPIAPERYFMERTNGSRDFWFRLPSAVMVDDPRLQQCLLAYASDYWLGGVMAIPHVFPTNGRELLISSLDHALWFHRPARCDQWLLHHTVSPSASDGLGLAQGQIFDREGRLIASTAQECLLRRLSSPV; this is encoded by the coding sequence ATGCCGACTCGTGAAGCGGCAGCGGATATCCTGCACCTGCATGTGGATGGGGTGGGACGCTTTCATGCCGATGGAGGCGCGAAGAACCACATCGGCACCATTTTCGGGGGGCGGTTGATCGCCCAGTCGCTGGCTGCCGCCATCGCCACCGTCGCCGACATGCCGATCACTTCGGCGCATGTTTATTTCCTTGCGGCCGGGCAGGTGGATCTGCCGGTGGAGTATCGGGTTGACTGCCTGCGCGACAGCCGCCGCTTTGCCAACCGGCAGGTCATGGCTTTGCAGGAGGGGCAAGCTATCTTCACGCTGATGGCGCAATTCCATGCGCCGGAGGATGGCTTTGTCCATCAGCATGCCATGATGCCGGACGTTCCACCGCCTGAAGCCGTCATGCCATTGCAGCAATATGTGCGTGAGATGGAAGCGCAGATCGATCTTTCCGCGATCCGCAATTTCAGTGGCGCGATGCCAATGGAGATGCGCCCGATCGCGCCGGAGCGCTATTTCATGGAACGCACGAATGGCTCGCGGGACTTCTGGTTTCGTCTGCCGAGCGCGGTGATGGTGGATGATCCGCGGCTGCAACAGTGCCTGCTCGCCTACGCCAGCGACTACTGGCTGGGTGGTGTGATGGCGATCCCGCACGTCTTTCCCACCAACGGGCGCGAATTGCTGATTTCCAGCCTCGACCATGCCCTGTGGTTTCATCGGCCCGCCCGTTGCGATCAGTGGCTGCTACACCATACCGTCAGTCCTTCGGCCAGCGATGGACTAGGCCTTGCGCAAGGGCAGATTTTCGACCGGGAAGGCCGATTGATCGCCTCGACAGCACAGGAATGCCTGCTGCGCCGACTATCCTCGCCGGTTTAG
- a CDS encoding epoxide hydrolase family protein, with amino-acid sequence MTPEPFRIDVPQAVLDRIQTKLTDTRIGYMPDDPDQWQYGMDARYLAELVDYWRTDYDWRAEEEKLNRWPQYRADVDGIPIHFYHVRGDADRRPIPILLTHGWPGSVLEFQEVMPRLVQAGFSLVIPSLPGHGWSGRPPRPIGPARVAALWRSLMVDVLGYPRFFAQGGDWGSAVTTQLGISHVDVVAAIHLNFFMPPPPGPDADAELLAYWGAVGKLMEAESGYQHEHATKPQTIGLALHDNPVGWAAWVVEKFWRWGDTGGDIESRFSKDHLITNLMTYLVTDSVMSSIWMYNGLGSDAMAPGPVPVPTALAHFPGEFYPMPSRALAERQYAVARMTTMKAGGHFAAMEEPQAFAEDVIAFFESMA; translated from the coding sequence ATGACACCGGAACCCTTTCGCATAGACGTGCCCCAGGCTGTGCTCGACCGCATCCAGACGAAGCTGACCGATACGCGTATCGGCTATATGCCGGATGATCCGGACCAGTGGCAATATGGCATGGATGCCCGCTATCTGGCGGAACTGGTCGACTATTGGCGCACGGACTATGATTGGCGCGCGGAAGAGGAGAAGCTGAACCGCTGGCCGCAATATAGGGCCGACGTCGACGGCATTCCCATCCACTTCTACCATGTGCGCGGAGACGCCGACCGCCGCCCCATCCCGATCCTGCTTACCCATGGCTGGCCCGGCTCCGTGCTGGAGTTTCAGGAGGTTATGCCCCGCCTTGTGCAAGCCGGCTTCTCGCTCGTGATCCCCTCGCTCCCCGGTCATGGCTGGTCTGGGCGTCCGCCCCGGCCGATCGGTCCGGCGCGGGTCGCGGCACTATGGCGCAGCTTGATGGTCGATGTGCTGGGCTATCCACGCTTCTTCGCGCAGGGGGGCGACTGGGGATCGGCCGTAACGACACAATTGGGCATCAGCCATGTCGATGTCGTCGCCGCCATCCATCTCAATTTCTTCATGCCGCCCCCGCCCGGCCCGGATGCCGATGCGGAATTGCTCGCTTATTGGGGGGCCGTGGGCAAGCTGATGGAAGCCGAAAGCGGCTATCAGCACGAACATGCCACCAAGCCGCAGACCATTGGCCTCGCCCTGCATGACAATCCGGTCGGCTGGGCCGCGTGGGTGGTGGAGAAATTCTGGCGCTGGGGCGACACGGGCGGCGACATCGAAAGCCGGTTCAGCAAGGATCATCTGATCACCAATCTGATGACCTATCTGGTCACGGATTCGGTCATGTCCTCCATCTGGATGTATAACGGCCTTGGCAGCGACGCGATGGCGCCGGGGCCAGTGCCTGTCCCGACCGCCCTTGCCCATTTTCCGGGCGAATTTTATCCCATGCCCAGCCGTGCCTTGGCGGAGCGGCAATATGCCGTCGCACGCATGACGACGATGAAAGCTGGCGGCCATTTCGCAGCGATGGAGGAACCCCAGGCCTTTGCCGAAGACGTCATCGCTTTCTTCGAGTCAATGGCATGA
- a CDS encoding TauD/TfdA family dioxygenase: protein MIADESSISGIRGLRVRPLTHGFGAEIVGVDLNRPLDDATATAIRDIWIEAGLLLLRGSGHDDEAQMRLSRLFGEMEPAATADMNDPDNQYMMTLAYDPSDPAPRFQKNYNVGGIDRAGWLGWHWDQSFMPTIVRGAVLRMAEPAQKMGETGFIDAIEAYDRLPEALKQRIEGLEVVYEFNPDFCSDQFGFPKDIRALPLAHSTKAAGYDFPPVVHPMVITQMETGRKVLKLSPMHARTILGMDKAKSDALLTEIADHLVDPAFAYFHKWEKNDMLVWDNWRLIHSANGVPLDCSRLARRTTIMGDYKVGRYLDPALDRNRAVKRLVD from the coding sequence ATGATCGCCGATGAAAGCAGCATCAGTGGCATACGCGGCCTGAGGGTCCGCCCGCTTACCCATGGCTTTGGCGCAGAGATCGTGGGTGTCGATCTCAATCGACCGCTGGACGACGCCACCGCGACGGCCATCCGCGACATCTGGATCGAGGCCGGCCTGCTGCTGCTGCGCGGAAGCGGCCATGACGATGAGGCACAGATGCGCCTCAGCCGTCTATTCGGCGAGATGGAGCCTGCGGCAACGGCCGACATGAACGATCCGGACAATCAATATATGATGACGCTCGCCTATGATCCCAGCGACCCGGCGCCCCGTTTTCAGAAGAACTATAATGTGGGCGGCATCGACCGCGCTGGCTGGCTTGGCTGGCATTGGGATCAGAGTTTCATGCCCACCATCGTGCGCGGCGCGGTACTGCGGATGGCAGAACCGGCGCAGAAAATGGGCGAAACCGGCTTCATCGACGCCATCGAAGCCTATGACCGCCTGCCTGAAGCCCTAAAGCAGCGGATCGAGGGGCTGGAGGTCGTCTATGAATTCAATCCCGACTTCTGCTCGGACCAATTCGGTTTCCCCAAGGATATACGCGCCTTGCCGCTGGCGCATTCCACCAAAGCAGCAGGCTACGATTTTCCGCCGGTCGTCCACCCCATGGTGATCACGCAGATGGAAACGGGTCGCAAGGTTCTGAAACTGTCGCCGATGCACGCCCGCACCATATTGGGCATGGACAAGGCCAAAAGCGATGCGCTGCTGACCGAAATCGCCGATCATCTTGTTGATCCCGCCTTCGCCTACTTCCACAAATGGGAGAAGAACGACATGCTGGTGTGGGACAATTGGCGGCTTATCCACTCCGCCAATGGTGTGCCACTGGACTGCTCTCGTCTCGCACGCCGAACGACCATCATGGGCGACTATAAGGTCGGTCGGTATCTGGATCCCGCGCTCGATCGCAACCGGGCGGTCAAGCGTCTGGTCGATTGA
- a CDS encoding SDR family NAD(P)-dependent oxidoreductase, with translation MSKIDFSGQVAVVTGAGGALGSAFCRELARRGAAIVANDLGGEPTGEGTSHGYADAVVDILREGGARAIANYDTVATAAGGQAIIDAALSAYGRVDIVISNAGNQRNGAFGTLTEEDIESVYAVHAKGAFNVCQPAYREMVRQGYGRILLVSSQSGVFGNPFRANYGSAKTALIGLMNVIAQEAPDGVVVNTLFPNAQGGRLGGTPLSERPDVAFLTAAGERSRHFIDGMKPEFVAALACYMASRQCDRSQHMYSVLGGKYSRLFVGLTEGWYSPGPDAPSCDDIMANIDRIDDRSHYDVPLSGLDEMDTVLKARRALGL, from the coding sequence ATGAGCAAGATTGATTTCAGCGGGCAGGTCGCGGTTGTGACCGGTGCGGGCGGAGCGCTGGGATCGGCCTTCTGTCGCGAACTGGCAAGGCGCGGCGCGGCGATCGTCGCCAATGATCTGGGAGGGGAGCCGACCGGGGAGGGGACGTCGCATGGCTATGCCGATGCGGTGGTCGATATATTGCGCGAAGGTGGTGCAAGGGCCATCGCCAATTATGATACGGTGGCTACGGCCGCCGGTGGACAGGCGATCATTGATGCGGCGCTTTCCGCCTATGGCCGTGTCGATATCGTCATCAGTAACGCTGGAAACCAGCGGAACGGCGCCTTTGGTACATTGACCGAGGAGGATATTGAATCGGTCTATGCGGTTCACGCGAAAGGCGCGTTCAATGTCTGTCAGCCCGCCTATCGAGAGATGGTAAGGCAGGGCTATGGACGGATATTGCTGGTCAGTTCGCAGTCGGGCGTGTTCGGCAATCCGTTCCGGGCGAATTATGGATCAGCCAAGACTGCGCTGATCGGGCTGATGAACGTCATCGCACAGGAGGCACCGGATGGCGTGGTCGTCAACACGCTGTTCCCCAATGCACAGGGCGGGCGGCTGGGCGGGACGCCACTGTCCGAGCGGCCGGATGTCGCCTTCCTGACAGCGGCGGGAGAGCGGTCCCGGCATTTCATAGACGGCATGAAGCCGGAATTCGTGGCGGCGCTGGCTTGCTACATGGCCAGCCGGCAATGCGACCGATCGCAGCATATGTATTCGGTGCTCGGCGGCAAATATTCGCGCCTCTTCGTGGGTCTGACGGAGGGCTGGTATAGTCCAGGGCCGGACGCGCCGAGCTGCGACGACATCATGGCGAATATCGACCGGATCGACGATCGAAGTCATTATGATGTTCCACTCAGTGGTCTTGACGAAATGGATACGGTGCTCAAGGCGCGCCGCGCGCTGGGGCTTTGA
- a CDS encoding SMP-30/gluconolactonase/LRE family protein, which translates to MDHSSGARMTGAAMETVATGLLIPEGPVALSDGSVLIVEVGSGRISRIQPDGALRLIAQIDGGPNGTAIGPDGAAYICNNGGGFACDLVDGLLRITFAPERYVGGSIQRLDLQSGAVTTLYTACDNMPLRAPNDLVFDPDGGLWFTDHGTSAPDSKSYGGLYHARADGSMIRQVRTNLLSPNGIGLSPDGRLLYWADTLTARLWRAEIIAPGELADYGHAPGELVASVPGHVMLDSLAVEADGRICISSIIHGGITIIDPQTGTCTHVPVEGHMVTNICFGGADGRDVWITAAGTGRLLRGRWPRPGLKLAFDA; encoded by the coding sequence ATGGACCACTCTTCCGGTGCGCGAATGACAGGGGCCGCGATGGAAACGGTAGCGACTGGATTGCTGATCCCGGAAGGACCAGTGGCGCTATCGGATGGCTCCGTCCTCATCGTCGAGGTAGGATCGGGGCGGATCAGCCGCATTCAGCCTGACGGCGCATTACGGCTGATCGCGCAGATCGATGGTGGTCCCAATGGCACCGCAATCGGCCCGGATGGCGCGGCCTATATCTGTAACAACGGCGGTGGTTTTGCGTGCGATCTGGTCGATGGCCTGCTGCGCATCACATTCGCACCAGAACGTTATGTGGGCGGATCGATCCAGCGCCTGGATCTGCAAAGCGGCGCCGTCACAACCCTTTACACAGCCTGCGACAACATGCCGCTGCGCGCGCCAAATGATCTTGTCTTCGATCCCGATGGCGGCTTGTGGTTTACCGATCACGGGACCAGCGCGCCGGATAGCAAGAGCTATGGCGGCCTTTACCATGCCCGCGCCGATGGCAGCATGATCCGTCAGGTCCGCACAAATCTTCTGTCGCCCAACGGCATTGGCCTGTCGCCCGATGGCCGCTTGCTTTACTGGGCCGATACGCTGACGGCCCGACTATGGCGCGCAGAGATTATCGCGCCGGGTGAACTGGCCGATTATGGACATGCACCGGGCGAATTGGTCGCGAGCGTTCCCGGCCATGTCATGCTGGACAGCCTGGCGGTCGAAGCGGATGGCCGGATCTGCATCAGTTCGATCATCCATGGCGGCATCACCATAATCGATCCGCAGACTGGCACCTGCACGCATGTACCGGTCGAGGGTCATATGGTGACGAATATCTGCTTTGGCGGCGCCGATGGTCGTGATGTCTGGATCACGGCCGCAGGCACTGGCCGGCTGCTGCGGGGACGCTGGCCAAGGCCGGGACTGAAACTGGCTTTCGATGCCTGA
- a CDS encoding MFS transporter: MKQDTHAASATSAGVSHIQLMGAEWKRAWRPGIAALMAGSLGYSLYPAVSSLFVEPLQQQFGWSRGDIAFVHSFGLITAFIAPVIGRMTDHYGVRPILSAGLLLTVIGYVLLAMMGGSTSYYYAAYFFFNIAGMATTGITVTRILSGAFEHTRGTALALGRSGLAIAGALMPMLLFPVLTRFGTAGGYLVLAGFILCIAFPLIWFWVPARSVELKAGRIKATEKAEAWHVLLAKPKVRILIAASVLNYVPVVALLSQMKPLAIDKGLDAVTAVGAVSVMGAAAAMGALLSGVLVDRFWAPAIAFVLNLAPALGCLLLLQANVPPAIFYGAVLMIGLGQGAEIDIVAFMIARYFGLRSYATIYSLSVLGIGLGVAVGASLIGMAYDHFGNYDVAVMVASASFFLAAFFYLAMGRYPPDGAVH; this comes from the coding sequence ATGAAACAAGATACGCACGCAGCATCAGCTACATCCGCTGGCGTTTCGCACATTCAGTTGATGGGGGCGGAATGGAAACGCGCGTGGCGGCCCGGCATTGCCGCACTGATGGCCGGATCACTGGGCTATTCGCTCTATCCCGCCGTTTCCAGCCTTTTCGTGGAACCGCTACAACAACAGTTCGGCTGGTCACGCGGCGACATTGCCTTCGTCCATAGCTTTGGCCTCATCACCGCCTTCATCGCGCCGGTAATCGGCCGAATGACCGACCATTATGGCGTCCGGCCAATCCTTTCTGCCGGTCTGCTGCTAACGGTCATCGGCTACGTCTTGCTTGCGATGATGGGTGGCTCGACCAGCTATTATTACGCCGCCTATTTCTTCTTCAACATTGCGGGCATGGCGACCACCGGCATTACGGTAACCCGCATATTGAGCGGCGCGTTCGAACATACACGGGGGACCGCGCTCGCGCTGGGCCGATCGGGCCTCGCCATTGCCGGGGCGCTGATGCCAATGCTCCTGTTTCCGGTCCTGACGCGCTTTGGCACGGCGGGGGGCTATCTCGTCCTCGCTGGCTTCATCCTGTGCATTGCTTTCCCGCTCATCTGGTTTTGGGTACCGGCGCGCAGCGTAGAACTGAAGGCAGGCCGAATAAAAGCCACGGAAAAGGCAGAGGCCTGGCACGTCCTGCTGGCAAAACCCAAAGTACGTATCCTCATCGCGGCCTCTGTCCTCAACTATGTTCCGGTCGTGGCGCTGCTTTCACAAATGAAGCCGCTCGCGATAGACAAGGGGCTGGATGCGGTGACGGCGGTCGGCGCCGTATCGGTGATGGGTGCCGCCGCTGCGATGGGCGCTTTGCTCAGTGGCGTGCTGGTCGACCGTTTCTGGGCGCCAGCCATTGCCTTCGTCCTCAATCTGGCGCCTGCGTTGGGCTGCCTGCTATTGCTTCAAGCCAACGTGCCGCCCGCCATCTTCTACGGCGCGGTGCTGATGATAGGCCTGGGCCAAGGGGCAGAGATCGATATCGTCGCCTTCATGATAGCACGCTATTTCGGCCTGCGAAGCTATGCGACCATCTACAGCCTCTCGGTCCTTGGCATTGGCCTGGGTGTGGCTGTGGGGGCGAGCCTCATTGGCATGGCTTATGATCATTTCGGCAATTATGACGTAGCGGTGATGGTCGCATCGGCCAGCTTCTTTCTGGCTGCGTTCTTCTATCTTGCCATGGGACGTTACCCACCGGATGGCGCCGTCCACTAA
- a CDS encoding helix-turn-helix domain-containing protein, with translation MNDFVDREMVVGTRRRVRRTTTEIRALILDAARAVFAERGFAGATTRHIAGRAEVAEPLIFNNFGSKATLFAEAVIEPFNTRFSEFLALSDNLPPDREQRSAHFVQALYPFLRDNADMLLALVKSSGDMDSTELHGLDDYFTRAVERMRAQYEQAGWKFDVPPELVVRNTFGMLAGAVLFRDWFFPDAAPDEAMMEGSLARMVFKATEPRVVGLPLADHD, from the coding sequence ATGAATGACTTTGTAGACCGGGAAATGGTTGTGGGCACGCGGCGCAGAGTGCGTCGAACGACGACGGAAATCCGTGCGCTGATCCTTGATGCGGCACGCGCGGTGTTCGCCGAGCGCGGCTTTGCGGGGGCGACCACCCGGCATATCGCCGGACGCGCCGAAGTCGCAGAGCCGCTGATTTTCAACAATTTTGGCAGCAAGGCCACGTTGTTCGCAGAGGCGGTTATCGAGCCGTTCAACACGCGCTTCAGCGAATTTCTGGCGTTGAGCGATAATCTGCCGCCCGACCGTGAACAACGCAGCGCCCATTTCGTTCAGGCGCTCTATCCGTTTCTGCGCGACAATGCGGATATGCTCCTCGCGCTCGTCAAATCGTCGGGGGACATGGACTCGACGGAGCTGCACGGTCTGGACGATTATTTCACGCGCGCGGTAGAGCGTATGCGCGCCCAGTATGAGCAAGCGGGGTGGAAGTTCGATGTGCCGCCGGAACTGGTCGTGCGTAACACTTTCGGCATGTTGGCAGGGGCGGTCCTGTTCCGTGACTGGTTCTTTCCCGATGCGGCGCCTGACGAAGCGATGATGGAAGGTTCGCTAGCGCGGATGGTGTTCAAGGCGACCGAACCACGGGTGGTGGGCCTGCCATTGGCCGATCACGACTGA
- a CDS encoding enoyl-CoA hydratase/isomerase family protein, whose amino-acid sequence MDEQDILVGPCAGNEDIWLVTLNRPARLNALMRETVARFNAVLDDLASNPLCRAVIITGAGRGFCSGQDLQASDQRNRAGASGVVEKLHWQEQFAGMGGRIRSMPQIVVAAVNGPAVGAGMAIALTADVRIATPDARFLVAAVRIGLTGGESGISYLLPRMIGASRAFDILLTGRPINAEEAERIGLVRSLSEPDALLADAIAYARAVLANSPYSVAHTKKLMWANLDANSYEAAIEAENRTQILGTMTQDYSEATAAFMEKRPPRYQGQ is encoded by the coding sequence ATGGACGAGCAGGACATTCTGGTCGGGCCATGCGCGGGCAATGAGGATATCTGGCTGGTTACCCTGAACCGGCCCGCCCGGCTTAACGCGTTGATGCGGGAAACCGTAGCTCGCTTCAACGCGGTGCTGGACGATCTCGCTTCGAATCCGCTCTGTCGCGCGGTGATCATCACGGGCGCTGGGCGTGGCTTTTGCTCCGGGCAGGATTTGCAGGCGTCCGACCAACGCAATCGGGCGGGCGCCAGTGGCGTCGTCGAAAAGCTGCATTGGCAGGAACAGTTCGCTGGCATGGGCGGTCGCATCAGGTCCATGCCCCAGATCGTTGTCGCGGCAGTGAATGGCCCGGCCGTGGGCGCGGGTATGGCGATCGCCCTCACGGCGGATGTTCGTATCGCGACACCCGATGCCCGCTTTTTGGTGGCGGCTGTCCGCATTGGCCTGACCGGGGGAGAAAGCGGGATCAGCTATCTGTTGCCACGCATGATCGGCGCATCCCGCGCGTTCGACATATTGCTGACCGGGCGTCCCATTAATGCGGAGGAAGCCGAACGTATCGGTTTGGTGCGGTCGCTGTCGGAACCCGATGCGCTGTTGGCCGACGCCATCGCCTATGCTCGCGCAGTCCTGGCGAACAGCCCTTATTCGGTCGCGCATACCAAGAAGTTGATGTGGGCCAATCTTGACGCCAATTCCTATGAGGCGGCGATCGAGGCGGAAAACCGGACGCAGATATTGGGTACGATGACGCAGGATTATAGTGAAGCGACGGCCGCCTTCATGGAAAAGCGACCGCCGCGTTATCAGGGCCAATGA
- a CDS encoding enoyl-CoA hydratase/isomerase family protein produces MGSQLPHAVGTRFARQMMLSSQPIDAASALRVGLINELLPADRLLPRAIEVATAMAAHDPGLIRIVKGVLDRGSRTTLGEAMDIEAEALLRRKAEGAMAWTTLPVRE; encoded by the coding sequence ATGGGATCGCAACTCCCCCATGCAGTGGGCACCCGCTTTGCCAGACAGATGATGCTGAGCAGCCAGCCGATTGATGCGGCGTCGGCGCTACGCGTGGGGCTGATCAACGAACTGCTGCCAGCCGATCGCCTGCTTCCCCGCGCAATCGAGGTAGCGACGGCAATGGCGGCTCATGATCCCGGCCTGATCCGCATTGTAAAGGGCGTGCTCGATCGTGGATCGCGGACCACACTGGGCGAGGCCATGGATATCGAAGCCGAGGCACTGCTACGGCGCAAAGCCGAAGGGGCCATGGCATGGACCACTCTTCCGGTGCGCGAATGA